In Tenrec ecaudatus isolate mTenEca1 chromosome 4, mTenEca1.hap1, whole genome shotgun sequence, a single window of DNA contains:
- the LOC142446532 gene encoding olfactory receptor 4C11-like yields MVMNNSVTEFILFGLTQDPEKQKVIFGVFLILYLWTLLGNFLIVLTIKTSVTLGSPMYFFLFYLSFADACFSTTTAPRLIVDALSQKKTISYNECMTQVFAAHFFGCMEIFVLILMAFDRYVAICKPLRYTTIMNRRVCGVLVILAWAGSCIHSSAQIFLALNLPFCGPNVIDHYFCDLQPLLKLACMDTYEINLLVVSNSGAICMICFILLLISYAVILYSLRNHSAEGRRKALSTCTSHFIVVVIFFGPCIFIYTRPPMTFPVDKMVAVFYTIGTPLLNPLIYTLRNAEVKNAMKKLWCCKL; encoded by the coding sequence ATGGTGATGAATAACAGTGTGACTGAATTTATTTTGTTTGGGTTGACACAGGATCCTGAAAAGCAGAAAGTAATTTTTGGGGTCTTCTTGATTCTTTACCTTTGGACTCTGCTGGGAAACTTTCTCATTGTGTTGACTATTAAGACAAGTGTGACCCTCGGGAGCCCAATGTACTTCTTCCTTTTCTACCTGTCCTTTGCCGATGCCTGCTTTTCTACAACGACTGCGCCAAGATTGATTGTGGATGCTCTATCTCAGAAGAAGACGATTTCCTATAACGAGTGTATGACTCAGGTCTTTGCAGCCCATTTTTTTGGCTGCATGGAGATTTTTGTGCTCATTCTCATGGCTTTCGATCGCTATGTGGCCATTTGCAAACCCCTCCGGTACACAACCATCATGAACCGCCGTGTCTGTGGCGTGCTGGTGATTCTGGCCTGGGCGGGATCTTGTATCCATTCTTCAGCACAGATTTTCCTGGCTTTGAATTTGCCCTTCTGTGGTCCCAATGTGATTGATCACTATTTCTGTGACTTGCAGCCCTTGTTGAAACTCGCCTGCATGGACACTTATGAGATAAATTTGCTTGTTGTTTCCAATAGTGGGGCCATATGCATGATCTGTTTCATACTATTGCTTATATCATATGCTGTCATTTTGTACTCCCTGCGAAACCACAGTGCAGAAGGGCGGCGAAAAGCTCTTTCCACCTGCACCTCCCATTTTATTGTGGTTGTCATATTTTTCGGTCCATGTATCTTCATATATACACGTCCACCAATGACATTTCCAGTAGACAAGATGGTggctgtgttttatacaattgggaCACCCTTGCTGAACCCCCTGATCTATACACTGAGGAATGCAGAAGTGAAAAATGCCATGAAAAAGCTATGGTGTTGTAAATTGTGA